The nucleotide sequence ACCGATGCTGCTGGCAACGCCGGCACCGGCGGTAGCGATTCGGTGGCCGTCGATACTGCAGCGCCGACAGCAGCCATCGACATCGTCAGCATCTCCGACGACACCGGCACTCCGGGCGATTTCATTACCCGCGACAGTACGCTGACCGTCAGCGGTACCGTTGGCACCCTGGGTAGTGGCGAGAAAGCACAGATCAGCATCGATGGTGGTGCTAACTGGACCGACCTGACCGTCAGCAATGGCAACTGGAACTATGTCGACGGCCGTACCCTGGCGCTGGGTGACCACACCTATCAGGTACGCGTCGTGGACACCGCCGGCAACGTCGGCGCCAGCGACACACAGAAAGTGACAATCACCGCCAACCAGGACCCGGTTGCGGTAAACGACCCAGGCACACTGGGCGGCCTGACCGGCCAGTACTACGCCTACCACGAAGGCCCGGACGGCGGAAACCTGAGCTCCCTGGCCCAGGTACGCACCTTCATCGGCGCCAACGCGGCAGATGCTTCGTTCGTTGCCAACAACATCAACTACACGCTGAGCGGTGGTGACCTAGGCGGCAACAATAACCTGCAGTCCTTCCTGGGCTCCGATGCGGCTTCGCTGAATGGTGTCGACCCCGAGAACAGCAGCGATGCCATCATTCGCCTGAGTGGCACCGTGCAGCTGCAGGCTGGTAGCTACCAGTTCCAGGTCCGTGCCGACGACGGCTACAGCATCCTGATCGATGGGATCGTCGTCGCTCAGTTCGACGGCAACCAGTCGCCGAGCTCCAACAGTGGTGCATTCACCATCAACGACTCGGGCTCCCATACCATCGAGATCATCTACTGGGATCAGGGCGGCCAGGCCGTGCTGCAACCGACACTGAGCTTCAATGGTGGGGCCTTCCAGACGCTGGACAAGTTCTCGCCGCACCAGGCCAACTCGGCACTGGTAACCGCGGAAGACACCAGCCTGAATATTTCGGCGGCCACCCTGCTGGGCAACGACACCGATGCTGACGGCGACAGCCTGAGCATTGTCAGCGTTGGCAACCCAACTCATGGCACCGTCGTGCTCAACACGAATGGCAGCATCACGTTCACACCAGCCAGCAACTACTACGGCCCAGCCACATTCACCTACGTGATCTCCGACGGCCATGGCGGCACCAGCACCGCCACGGTCACCGTCAACGTAACCTCGGTGAACGACGCGCCCGTTGCAGTCGCAGCGCCTGCATCCGGAAACGAAGACAGCGTTATCGCCGTAACCCTGAGCGGTACCGATGTGGACGGCACCGTCGCCAGCTTCAAGCTGGCCAGCATGGCTGCCAACGGCACTTTCTACAGCAACGCATCCGCCACCACTGCGCTGACCCTGAACAGCGTGATCAACGCTACCAGCAACGCAGCCACTATCTACTTCAAGCCCAACCAGGACTGGAACGGCAACACCAGCTTCCAGTTCACCGCCACCGACAACAACGGGGCCGTCAGTACCGCCACAACCGGCAACATCAACGTGATCTCCGTGAACGATGTACCGGTGGCTGTCGCCACCCCAGCATCGGGCAACGAAGACAGCGTTATCGCCGTGACTCTGCGCGGCACTGACGTGGACGGCACCGTCGCCAGCTTCAAGCTGGCCAGCATGGCCGCCAACGGCACCTTCTACAGCGATTCCAGCGCCACGACAGCGCTGACCCTGAACAGCGTGATCAACGCTACCAGCAACGCAGCCACTATTTACTTCAAGCCCAACCAGGACTGGAACGGCAACACCAGCTTCCAGTTCACCGCCACCGACAACAACGGCCTTGCCAGCCCGGCTGTTACCGGCAGCATCACCGTCAACCCAGTCAACGATGCGCCTGTAACCCGCGCCGACAGCATTACCGTCGCCGAAGGCGGCACTGCGACCGTACTCGTGGGTGGGGCCACCAGCGTCCTGGCCAACGACACCGATGCCGAGAACAACACCCTGAGCGCAGTATTGGTTTCCGGGCCAGTCAACGGCATGCTGACCTTGAATGCCAATGGCACCTTCAGCTATGTGCACAACGGCAGCGAGACCACTAGCGACAGCTTTACCTACCGGGCAAACGACGGCACAGCCAACGGCAACATCGTGACCGTCAACATCGGCGTCACGCCGGTCAACGATGCACCAACCACCACACCGGTGACCCTGACCGCCATCGCTGAAGACAGCGGTGCTCGGATCATCACCCAGGCTCAGTTACTGGCCAACGCCAGCGACGTCGACGGCCCGAGCCTTACCGCTACCAACCTGAGCATCAGCTCTGGCAACGGCACGCTGGTCAACAACGGCAATGGCACCTGGTCATACACCCCAGCAGCCAACGACGACAGCAACGTGACGTTCAGCTACACCGTCACCGATGGGAGCGCCTCGGTTGCCGGCAGCGCCACGCTGGATATCACCCCGGTCAACGATGCACCAACCACCACACCGGTGACCCTGGCCGCCATCGCTGAAGACAGCGGTGCTCGGATCATCACTCAGGCTCAGTTGCTGGCCAACGCCAGCGACGTCGACGGCCCGAGCCTTACCGCTACCAACCTGAGCATCAGCTCCGGCAACGGCACGCTGGTCAACAACGGCAATGGCACCTGGTCATACACCCCAGCAGCCAACGACGACAGCAACGTGACATTCAGCTACACCGTCACCGATGGCAGCGCCTCGGTTACCGGCAGCGCCACGATGGATATCACCCCGGTCAACGATGCGCCTGTAACCCGCGCCGACAGCATCACCGTCGCCGAAGGCGGTACCGCGACCACACTCGTAGGTGGGGCCACCAGCGTTCTGACCAATGACAGCGATATCGAAAACAGCCCGCTGAATGCAGTGCTGGTCACCGGCCCAGCCAACGGCACCCTGACGCTGAATGCCAATGGCACCTTCAGCTACGTGCACAACGGCAGCGAGACCACCAGCGACAGCTTTACCTACCGGGCGAATGACGGCGCTGCCAACGGCAACATCGTGACCGTCAACATCGGCGTCACGCCAGTCAATGATGCGCCGACGATTTCCGCCAGCAGCGCACGTGTGTCCGAGGAAGGCCTACCTGGCGGTCGCACTGACACCGCCGGGGTTTCCGACACCACCAACGCCACTACAGTCTCAGGCAAGATGAGTATCCAGGATGTTGATAGCAGCAGCCTGAGCGTCACCCTCAATGCCCCGACCGCGACGGTCACCTCCGGTGGTCAGACCGTTATCTGGGCCGGTGTCGGCACAGGCCTGCTGATTGGCTATGTAGGCAGTGCTGCCCCGGCCAACGAAGCCATCCGCGTCAGCATCGACAATAGCGGCAACTACAACGTCACCCTGTCGAAGCCGCTGGACCACAGTGGCGCCAATGTTGAAGACGTACTCCAGCTCGGCATCGGGGTAACTGTCAGCGATGGTGCGCTGTCTGCTAATAGCACCCTCACCGTGGGTATCGAAGACGACATGGCGAGCGGCGCCATCGTGCGCACCTTGGAGGTTCCGGTCGACACTATCGTCATCAAGAACCTGCAAGGTGGCTGGACTGGCCAGACGTTCGACTCAGGCACGCAGTCTTCCACCACAGCCAACCGAGATACAGACAGCCTCACCGACGCCATCTACTGGGGCAACTCCGATGGTCGCTCAGGCTACGAGCTGGTGGACAACACTGCGCTGACCAACTCCACTGGGCAAACGGTCACTGCAGGATCACTCTTCAAGCTGGCGGACTTCTCGCACGTCAACCAGCCGGTAGACAGCGATATTGCATCGCTGGACAAGGTCAACATGACCATGAGCATGGATGTGGTCATCAACGGCACTACGGTCAAAGTACCGTTCACCGTACTGCTCGATCACACGGAAACACCGAACGGCAACAACTCCAACTCACTTGCCGCGCGCGACATCATCACTCTGCCGAGCCAGGACGTGACGGTGGTGCTAAACGGCCAGACTTACTCGTTCAGCCTCGAAGGCTTCAAAGACAGCACCGGCAGTATCGTAAACACGATCTACACCAACGAAAATGCAACCAGCACTTTCGAGGTTTACGGCAGCCTCAATACCACCCTGGCTATGCCGAGTGTCTCCGGTAGCGTTGCCGGTACCGCAGGCGCGGATGGCTTCGGTAGTGTGACCTGGGGCAACCTGGCCAATGACTACGGCACCCTGACCACCACAGCCGACGGCGGCTACCGCTTCGTCCTTAACGAGGCCGGTTATGCCTTGATCCAGAAGGGCACTGCAGTACCTGCTCCGACGTTCAGCTACACCGTTCGCGACAAGGACGGTGATGCCTTCAGCAGCACGCTGACCATCAATCTGCAGGCAGATAAAGACTCCACGCCGGTGGCGAATGACAACTTTGCCCAGGCGGTAGTGACTCAGAGACTCATCGACAGAACAGATGTCACAGGATTTTCGGTGACTGATACTCGCAGTTTCGGGGGCGATAATGATCCCAACGAAGGGTCTTCTGTAGTCACCAGCGGATCTATGACAGTTTCCGGCGGTACTGGCATCATCACCTTCAATGCCACATTGAGCGGTAGCAACAATGACTACTACCGGTTTGCGCTGGAAAAGCTGAACGGCAACACGTGGACTACTGGAAACTATACGGACCTAGCCAGCAGCAATACCGTCAGCAATCTGGCCGCTGGCACCTATCGACTTCGCCTGCAGGTGCTGGATCGGTCCTCAGGTAGCGGCAATGCCACTGCAACGCTGACCAACATTGCATTGGTCACCACACTGCTTACGCCAATGATCGAAGCGGCAGCTGCGAGCGGCAATGTGCTCACCGACACCAACAACCATGTCGGCAGCACTAACAACTGGGGCTCGGTAGACAGCCTCGGCCAGGAAGCCACCTTCATCAGCGCGGTCAACGGCCAAAACGTGACGAGCAGCGGCCTTACTACCATCAACGGCCAATACGGCGTGCTGTCGGTCAAAGCGAACGGTGACTACACCTACACACCGATCGCCAATATCAGCAACGTCGGCAAAAGCGAGACCTTTACCTACACCCTGAGCCAGGCGGATGGCGATCACGACACCGCCAACCTGGTCATCAACATTGGCAGTACCCCCTACACCGAGCCTACGCCGATTACCGGCAGCGGCACGTTGAACGGTACTAGTGGCGACGATGTGATCCTGGGAAGCGCCAATACCGACACTCTGACGGGTAACGCTGGCAACGACCACCTTGAAGGCAAAGGCGGCAACGACACCCTGTACGGCAACGCTGGCAAGGACATCCTTATCGGCGGCGAAGGTGATGACATCCTCTACGGCGGCGCGGGCAGCGACACCTTCGTCTGGAACGCTGGTCATCTCGGCAAGGACGTCATCAAGGACTTCACCATCAGCGGTACCGAGCGCGACACCATCGACCTGCGCGACCTGCTGCAGGGCGAGAATGACGGCAACATCGGCGACTTCCTGCGCGTGGTGACTACCGGAACCGAAACCAAGCTGGAAATCAGTACCCATGGCGAGTTCGCCCATGGTGCCGTAGCAGATGTCACCATCACCCTGGAAAACGGCGGTGCACCGGTGGATCTGTCCAGCTATGGTTCCACTTCGTCGCAGATCATCAACTCGCTGATCGCAGGTGGCGACAACGCCATCGTCAAAGTCGACCACTGATGACAAAGGCTCCCGCTGCCGCCAGGCAGCGGGTACGCTTGGGCGACGTCAACGGCCGAGGACAAGATCATGCTGTATGTGAAACGCGACGCCTGGGGCAACCTGGAGCGGGTGGAGCCGGCGCCATTCGATGGGATGGATGGCGAGCTGGTGGCCGACAGCCAGGAGGCTCAGGCCTGGTTCGCCAACCAGACCGTGGAAAACAGCCTGCTGCAGCTCAAGCAGAGTGACCTGGATATGATCCGCGTGCTGGAGGACCTGATCACCGCGCTGATGCACAAGGGCGTGGTGCGCATTACCGATCTGCCGGAAGCCGCCCAGGCCAAGCTGGTCGGTCGCAGCAAGGCGCGTGATGCCCTGGGTGGGGCGCATAGCCTGATCAATGATGAAGAAACCGGGCTGATCTAGGCGTTTACCACTGCTCGCTTGAGCCGCTGCAAGACTCGTCGAGATCAGCTCCGGCTGCGTTCTTGATCGCTTCCCGTATTTGCTCGCCCCACGTGGTGCTCTTGGGCAGAAATGGCCGGATCACACGGGCGCAGAGCCTCCTGCCATGCATCCCCTCACAGAGCGAACCGGGCTGAGAAACACCCCGATCCTGTGTGCGTAGAGTGCGCCGTGCGCACCGCCAAAGCCGAAGACAAGTTACCAGCGCACCTGTGCAAATAGGTCCGGCGCCCACGCCCTACGTATACTGCCGACCGCGTCTATCAGAAGCGACCCGTGCCGTTAATGGTGCGCACGGCGCGCACCTTGTGCGCTCCTAACAGCACGCCGCGAGATTGGTTGATTACTCCCAGGGTTGCGGCTCGCCGAACAGACGGCCCTGCACGCCGAGAATGCCCATCGAGCGCAGCACCTGCCACTCGCCTTCGGTTTCCACACGCTCGGCAATCAGCGGCAGGTCGATGCTGTTGGCCGCACGCTGCATGGCTTCGATGAACAGGCGTTTGTCGTCTTCCTGATCGATGGCGCGAATGTGGCTGCCATCCACCTTGATGTGGCTCAAACCGAGTTTGGCCAGGTTGCCGATCATGCTGAAGCGCCCGCCGAAGTGTTGCAGCGCCAGGCCGAAGCCAAGCGCGCGCAGGCGCTGGGCCAGCGATTGCAGTTCGTCCTGCTCGGGTAGCTGGTCTTCGTCCAGCTCAATGACCAGGCGCCCAGCGAGTTGCCCGTGCTGGCGCAGCTTGTCGTAGAGGCTGGCCAGTGCCTGCGGATCACGCAGGGTGCTGCCGGACAGGCTCAATGCGACGCTGTCGCTGCTCTTGAGCAGATGCGCCAGCACCTGATCGAGCATGCTCAGGTCCAGGCGCGCGGCCCAGCCGAAGCGCTCCAGCCAAGGCAGAAAGCGCCCGGCCGGCAACAGGTTGCCCTGGTCGTCGAGCAAACGTGCCAGCACCTTGTGGTGCAGCACCCGCTCAGGTTGGTTGGCGTCGACCACCGGCTGCGTGTACAGCTGCACGCGGCCCTGGTTGAGGGCAGCATCCAGCAGGCGATGCCAGACCTGGCGCTCATCCGCCGCCTGCTGCGGCACCTCGTGGTCGTGGCAGGCCCAGTTCCGTTCAGTCTGGCTGGCCGCCTGGGCCAGGGCTTCATCGGCAGCCTGGTAGATGCCGGCAGGCTCGTCGGTCGGTGCAAAGGCGGTCATGCCGATATGCGCCACCGGCAGGCTGTCGGTCACGCCGGTCTGCTGCAGCGTGCTCAGGGCCTGGTCGAGGGTTTCGGCCAGCTGCTCGGCCTCGTCGCGCTGCAGGCCGACAGCAAGCAGGGCGAACTCGCCGCCGCGGTTGCGCGCCAGCACATAGCGGCCACGGCTGAGCAGTTGCAGCTGCTCGCCGACCGCCTTGAGCAACTGGTCGGTACGCTGGCCGCCGATACGCTGGTTGAGCCCGGCCAGGTCATTGATGCGCAACAGCAGCAGGAAGCCGCTGCTGGCCTTCTCGCCACTCAGGCGGTTGTGCAGCTGCAGGTCGAAATAACGGCGGTTGGCCAGCCCGGTGAGGCTGTCCTCGTAGGCATCGGCCCGCAGCTTCTCACTGCGCGAAGCCTCTTCGGCAAACAGCGCCTTGAGCTTCTCCACCATCTGGTTCATGGCGCTGACCACGCGGCGGAACTCCGGGGTCTTCGGCAGCGCCGGCAGGCTAAGGAACTCGCGCCGGGCGATGGCATTGGACTGCTCCACCAGGTACTCCAGCGGGCGCAACTGGCGTTTGAGGAACAGCACGCCCAGGCAGATGCACAGCACGCTGCTCATGGCCAGCCAGGTCAGTATCCCCAGCGCGCTCTGCCAGAGCTTGCCGACGGCGAACAGCGGGTGGCTGATCACTTCCACCCGTGCGGCCTGGCGCCAGCCATCGCTGACGATGGCATCGCCGCTGGCCGGCGCGAGGTCGACCAGCCGGGCGAACCACTCCGGCGCAGTCGCGACCACCGGCACACCGCTGCGCTCGACCAGCACCTCGCCACTCTCGCCATCCAGCACGCGGATGCTCTGGAAATAGCCACTGTCGAAGATCGAGCTGACCATCAGCTCCATCATCGGCACATCCTCGGCATGCGGGCTGAGCGACAGGCCCAGCGCCGTGGCAGCGTCCTGGGCATGGGCACGCAGCTGGTTGACCTGCTGCTCGCGCGAGCTCTCGACGCTGACCAGAAAGCTACCGGTGAAATTCACCAGCATCAGCACGCAGATGGCGATGAACAGCTGTTTGAACAGTGACATGAATGACCCCCTCGGCCGAACTCAGGGAAAGCCCTCGGCACGCATTTTTCTCAAAAGATCCTGCCAGCGCGACAGACGCTTGGCATCGCCGACCTGCTTGCCGCCGCCCGCACCGGGCAGCCACAGGCCTTCGGCATTGAAGGCATAGACCGGCACCAGATCGGTCCGGCGGTTGGCCGGTTCGATGGCATCGATCAGGTTATCCAGCACCAGCGGTATCGCCGATGGCTGCGGGTAGTAGGTCAGCACCATGTGCGCCTGGTTCTGGCGCAGTGCCTTGACGTAGGTGATGCGCAGTTTTTCGCTGGGTACACCTAGCTGGCGCAGGCTGAAATACTTGGCGATGGCGAAGTCCTCGCAGTCGCCGGCACCGCGAAACAGTGCCTCGACCGGCGTGGCCCAGTAATCCTTGACCCGCCAGAGCACGATGTCGTCGCGAAAGCGCAGGCGCAGGTTGAAGAACTGATTGACGGCCTTGAGCTGCTGCTGCTCGGGCTTGCCCTGCTGCTGCTCGAGCAGGCGCTGCCAGTCGCTGATGCGCCCGCGCCCTTCGCCCAACGGGCCGTAGAGCTGCTCGGCACGCGTGTTGATCAGGGTGAAGTCCCAGTCGGCCTGCAGAACGCCAGCAACAACCAGGCAGACCAGCAAAATGAGCGCTTTTGCGGGCCTACCGAGATGCTGCTGAAAGGACACCAGGCGACGGAGCGGCAAAGCCGGCACACCCATACCGATTAACGGCAGTCATGGTGAGCGGCGCAGGCTGAAAACACAATCCTCCGCCCGCCGATCAAGGGCCGCTACTTACCTCAGGTTACGCCGCTCTCTGCCCTCCGGGCGCTGCTGCGGTGGGCGAAAGTCGTGGCGCTGCTGGCGAGGGTCCTGGCGGTAGCCTTGCTGCCAGCGGTCGTGGCGGGGTTGCCAGGACTGGCGGCGGTCGCGGTCATGTTCGCGGCGTTGCTGCCAGGTGTGCTCGTGGTAGGCACGGGGCGCGCCACGTAGCTCCTGATTGCGCGGGCGACCGTCCTGCCAACCGTAACGCCCGTCATAGCCTGGGGCATAGTGGGAGTGGCGGCGGTCCTGGTAACGGTCGCGGTGCCAGGCACGGCGATTGTCATCGTAATAGCCACGGTAGATCGGCCGTGACTCGTAGCGCTGCACGTGGCCACCGTAATAGCCGTCGTACTGCCGGTAGTAGTTGCGATCATCGCCACCGTAGGCGACGCACCCGCTGAGGCTCAGACCCAGTACTGCACCAAGAATCAATTTGCTGGACATGGCGGCCTCCTTCGACCGCTGGGACAGCGCCGACCAGTGCCGGCACCCGGGATCGCTCCCACTGGCTTTGACTGCTCGCCAACAGCTGAAGTGCGGCGAGTGCCGCGCGCATAAGTTGTATCCGCGCGTTACTCCTGCGCACCAGCACGGCGCCCGCATGGCGCCTTGTTGGTGCAACGTGCCGATGCAGAGCGCTCGCGTGTGCCAAGCGGAGCACACAATCACGGTCGATCCGGCGATTGGCACGCCGTTCGCTTGGCAGCCGTTGCAGGATGCAGCCCATCGAGGGCCAGCCGTCAGACAATCAGCAATGGTCGACTAGGGTTCCGATCTGCCGCAGGCAGGTGTCTGGTCCGAGAGTGGGCAACCTCGCGAGGGGTCACACGGAGGGATAAAAGCCCGGGAGAACGCGCAGCGCGGCTGCCGCCATCCTGTTCTTTTTTCCTGGCCCGAGGTTGCAATGTCCCTTCGCTCACTGATCCGCTTCACCTCCTGTTCCATCCTCGCCCTGGCGCTGCTGCAGCCCGCCCATGCCGCACCACAGAAGTCCTTCAAGGTCTGCTGGTCGATCTATGCCGGCTGGATGCTCTGGGGGCAGATGGCCGAACAGGGCATCATCGACAAGTGGGCGAAGAAGTACGGCATTCAGATCCAGGTCGAGCAGGTGCCCGACTACGTGGCCTCGATCGAGCAATACACCGCCGGTGACTACGCCGCCTGCTCGATGACCAACATGGACGCCCTGACCATCCCCGCCGCTGCCGGCGTGGACTCCACCGCACTGATCGTCGGCGACTTCTCCGCCGGCGCCGACGGCATCCTGGTACGCGGCGGCAACCGCGACATCAAGGACCTGCGCGGCAAGACCATCCTGCTGGTGGAAAACTCGGTGTCCCACTACCTGCTCAGCCGTGCGCTGGAATGGGCGCACCTGAGCGAAAGCGACGTCAAGGTGGAGAACGTTTCCGACAAGGATCTGGCCGCCGTCTGGCGCAGTGGCAAGGGTGACGCGGTGGTGACCTGGAACCCGATCCTCTCCGACCTGCGCCAGGACGGCGACACCACCCTGGTGTTCAGCTCGCACCATATTCCCGGCGAGATTCTCGACCTGCTGGTGATCAACAGCGCCACCCTGGCCGCCAACCCCGAGCTGGGCAAGGCGCTGACCGGCGCCTGGTTCGAGGGCATGCGCCTGATGGGCATGCCGACCGACGAAGGCCGCGCCGCGCGCACGCAAATGGCGGTCGCCGCCGGCACCGACCTGGCCGACTTCGAGAATCAGCTGAAAACCATCCGCTCCTTCTACGCACCGCGTTCGGCCTATGCCTTCGCCAGCAGCGAGAAGATGCCGGCACTGATGCAGCGCGTGGCCAACTTCGCCGACGCGCACAAGCTGCTCGGCGCCGATGGCAAGGGCCTGGAGCACCTGGGCATCAGCTTCAGCGGCGCGCGCGTACTGGGCAATCCGGCACAGGTGAAGCTGCGCTTCGACCCGGCGTACATGGAAATGGCCGCCAACAAGAACCTGTAACACAGCGGCACCATAACGGTCCGCTCGAGCTATGCGCGCACCACAACGGCGCAACGCTCACCTAACGCCCCCCATTCGACCCGCGCGAAGCCGCGTCGAATGGGCCCAAGGCGAGCTGGCACGATGTTCGCTTTAACCGATTCATGCAGAAACCCCGCAAGGGGTGCGGCACGACAATTTGCAATGGCTGACTAGGGTTCCGGCTCGACTGCTCCAGGTAGGAGACAGACGAGTGACTGGTCCGAGAGTTGGCGACCTCGTTCGGGGTTACACGGCGGGACAAAAGCCCGGGAGAACGCGCCACCTGTTGATGCAGGAAAGTGTCGCGCCGCTCCTGCCCGTATTCCCAGAACTGGAGGTTCATCCATGCGCAAGTCCCTGCTGTCCTCGCTGATCGCCGCCGGCCTCGCTGCCGCCCTGAGCATCCCTGCT is from Pseudomonas sp. PDM14 and encodes:
- a CDS encoding retention module-containing protein, with protein sequence MSVVAIIKSIVGQVFAVSVDGFKRQVFEGDQLLAGEQLLTAAGGSATLQLVNGDVIQLGANATWQAGNSDTATAADDQPSGDLEQALAAGFDPTTQLDETAAGAAAGGAGGAAGGGHSFVVLDATGQQLDPTIGFQTEGLGFDGVAQDELNGFADTNTARAVQPNRAPTAQADTFTVNEDGTITIDVLGNDSDADGDTLSISQVDGQAIAEGGTVNVSNGSVTLTNGQLVFTPNANYNGPASFTYTVTDGALSATGTVSGTVTPVNDAPVAVNDSLTATEDTPVTFSAADLLSNDSDIDGDTLTIASVTSGNGGTAVLNADGTVTFTPNTNFNGTADFTYTVTDGSLVSNTATATITVAAVNDAPVAVNDSIVVTEDTPFTGNLLTNDTDVDGDSLSVTQFSLTALPAFTFAAGSTATIPFVGRLTVASDGTFTFTPSANYAGPVPQFTYTLSDGSLTDTATLNISITAVNDAPVNNAPGAVSVNEDATLRLNGGNRISVGDVDNLNLSTTLSVEHGILTLANIPGITITGSGTDTITLSGNQLLINLALNGLRYIPDANYNGADQLTITTTDGSLSDVDTVAITVNPVNDAPTNSPVTLTAIAEDSGPRVITQAELLGNASDIDSPTLTASNLSISTGNGTLVDNGDGTWTYTPAANDDTQVSFTYTVSDGVASVPGSASLDITPVNDAPTAVNDSFVVTEDTPFTGNLLTNDSDIEGDSLSVTQFSITALPIFTFAAGSTATIPLVGQLTVASDGTFTFTPAPNYNGPVPQFTYTLSDGSLTDTATLNLSVAAVNDAPVNNVPGAQSVNEDGSLRLNGGNRISVGDVDNANLSTTLSVEHGVLNLSGFPGVTISGSGTSSLTLSGNQVLINLALNGLRYVPSANYNGADKLTVTTTDGSLTDTDTVDITVNAVNDAPVTVADSIVVAEGGTATLLVGGATSLLANDTDVDGDALTAILVSGPTNGTLTLNANGTFSYTHNGSETTTDSFTYRANDGTANGNIVTVNIGVTPVNDAPVANDDFYTTNEGQPLVIPFSTLTVNDTDADGDTLHVASASNIVNGTLSVVGGNLVFTPTAGFSGTASFTYSVSDGKGGSSSATAYITVNPVNDAPVAVADSITVAEGGTATFLIGGATSVLTNDTDADGDSLTAILVTGPINGTLTLNANGTFSYTHNGSETTTDSFTYKVNDGTVDGNIVTVNIGVTPVNDAPVANNDTATTNENASVTIAVRSNDTDAEGNSLTVTGVTQGANGSVVIDAVTGNPIYTPNAGFVGSDSFTYTISDGNSTSSATVNITVVDVLPTVTIADITTTADNTPTFSGTSSNTSGNLTLTVNGSDYTVTPNADGTWSFTLPTNAALADGDYTATIKGSDAQGNEADDSDAFTVDVLPTVASIVIADPALSIGETTSVTITFTEAVKDFDNNDVTVQNGTLGTLTSTDGGVTWTGTFTPTANIEDTTNVVTIGTGYTDTVGNAGSAATSDNYTVDTKAPTLSVDIAATSLAMGGTSTVTFTFSEPPVGFAVGDISSPNGNVNNLVQNPTNPAVWTATFTPNANFTGTVTVSVANGTYTDAAGNAGTGGSDSVAVDTAAPTAAIDIVSISDDTGTPGDFITRDSTLTVSGTVGTLGSGEKAQISIDGGANWTDLTVSNGNWNYVDGRTLALGDHTYQVRVVDTAGNVGASDTQKVTITANQDPVAVNDPGTLGGLTGQYYAYHEGPDGGNLSSLAQVRTFIGANAADASFVANNINYTLSGGDLGGNNNLQSFLGSDAASLNGVDPENSSDAIIRLSGTVQLQAGSYQFQVRADDGYSILIDGIVVAQFDGNQSPSSNSGAFTINDSGSHTIEIIYWDQGGQAVLQPTLSFNGGAFQTLDKFSPHQANSALVTAEDTSLNISAATLLGNDTDADGDSLSIVSVGNPTHGTVVLNTNGSITFTPASNYYGPATFTYVISDGHGGTSTATVTVNVTSVNDAPVAVAAPASGNEDSVIAVTLSGTDVDGTVASFKLASMAANGTFYSNASATTALTLNSVINATSNAATIYFKPNQDWNGNTSFQFTATDNNGAVSTATTGNINVISVNDVPVAVATPASGNEDSVIAVTLRGTDVDGTVASFKLASMAANGTFYSDSSATTALTLNSVINATSNAATIYFKPNQDWNGNTSFQFTATDNNGLASPAVTGSITVNPVNDAPVTRADSITVAEGGTATVLVGGATSVLANDTDAENNTLSAVLVSGPVNGMLTLNANGTFSYVHNGSETTSDSFTYRANDGTANGNIVTVNIGVTPVNDAPTTTPVTLTAIAEDSGARIITQAQLLANASDVDGPSLTATNLSISSGNGTLVNNGNGTWSYTPAANDDSNVTFSYTVTDGSASVAGSATLDITPVNDAPTTTPVTLAAIAEDSGARIITQAQLLANASDVDGPSLTATNLSISSGNGTLVNNGNGTWSYTPAANDDSNVTFSYTVTDGSASVTGSATMDITPVNDAPVTRADSITVAEGGTATTLVGGATSVLTNDSDIENSPLNAVLVTGPANGTLTLNANGTFSYVHNGSETTSDSFTYRANDGAANGNIVTVNIGVTPVNDAPTISASSARVSEEGLPGGRTDTAGVSDTTNATTVSGKMSIQDVDSSSLSVTLNAPTATVTSGGQTVIWAGVGTGLLIGYVGSAAPANEAIRVSIDNSGNYNVTLSKPLDHSGANVEDVLQLGIGVTVSDGALSANSTLTVGIEDDMASGAIVRTLEVPVDTIVIKNLQGGWTGQTFDSGTQSSTTANRDTDSLTDAIYWGNSDGRSGYELVDNTALTNSTGQTVTAGSLFKLADFSHVNQPVDSDIASLDKVNMTMSMDVVINGTTVKVPFTVLLDHTETPNGNNSNSLAARDIITLPSQDVTVVLNGQTYSFSLEGFKDSTGSIVNTIYTNENATSTFEVYGSLNTTLAMPSVSGSVAGTAGADGFGSVTWGNLANDYGTLTTTADGGYRFVLNEAGYALIQKGTAVPAPTFSYTVRDKDGDAFSSTLTINLQADKDSTPVANDNFAQAVVTQRLIDRTDVTGFSVTDTRSFGGDNDPNEGSSVVTSGSMTVSGGTGIITFNATLSGSNNDYYRFALEKLNGNTWTTGNYTDLASSNTVSNLAAGTYRLRLQVLDRSSGSGNATATLTNIALVTTLLTPMIEAAAASGNVLTDTNNHVGSTNNWGSVDSLGQEATFISAVNGQNVTSSGLTTINGQYGVLSVKANGDYTYTPIANISNVGKSETFTYTLSQADGDHDTANLVINIGSTPYTEPTPITGSGTLNGTSGDDVILGSANTDTLTGNAGNDHLEGKGGNDTLYGNAGKDILIGGEGDDILYGGAGSDTFVWNAGHLGKDVIKDFTISGTERDTIDLRDLLQGENDGNIGDFLRVVTTGTETKLEISTHGEFAHGAVADVTITLENGGAPVDLSSYGSTSSQIINSLIAGGDNAIVKVDH
- a CDS encoding tryptophan synthase subunit beta, coding for MLYVKRDAWGNLERVEPAPFDGMDGELVADSQEAQAWFANQTVENSLLQLKQSDLDMIRVLEDLITALMHKGVVRITDLPEAAQAKLVGRSKARDALGGAHSLINDEETGLI
- the lapD gene encoding cyclic di-GMP receptor LapD, giving the protein MSLFKQLFIAICVLMLVNFTGSFLVSVESSREQQVNQLRAHAQDAATALGLSLSPHAEDVPMMELMVSSIFDSGYFQSIRVLDGESGEVLVERSGVPVVATAPEWFARLVDLAPASGDAIVSDGWRQAARVEVISHPLFAVGKLWQSALGILTWLAMSSVLCICLGVLFLKRQLRPLEYLVEQSNAIARREFLSLPALPKTPEFRRVVSAMNQMVEKLKALFAEEASRSEKLRADAYEDSLTGLANRRYFDLQLHNRLSGEKASSGFLLLLRINDLAGLNQRIGGQRTDQLLKAVGEQLQLLSRGRYVLARNRGGEFALLAVGLQRDEAEQLAETLDQALSTLQQTGVTDSLPVAHIGMTAFAPTDEPAGIYQAADEALAQAASQTERNWACHDHEVPQQAADERQVWHRLLDAALNQGRVQLYTQPVVDANQPERVLHHKVLARLLDDQGNLLPAGRFLPWLERFGWAARLDLSMLDQVLAHLLKSSDSVALSLSGSTLRDPQALASLYDKLRQHGQLAGRLVIELDEDQLPEQDELQSLAQRLRALGFGLALQHFGGRFSMIGNLAKLGLSHIKVDGSHIRAIDQEDDKRLFIEAMQRAANSIDLPLIAERVETEGEWQVLRSMGILGVQGRLFGEPQPWE